One Rhodopirellula bahusiensis genomic region harbors:
- a CDS encoding MotA/TolQ/ExbB proton channel family protein has product MIATMLNNFVGNMLLPQMLSQGEVPAGKPDSIWSIVTSGGIPGLMILFVLLSFSIAAVYLVVDQSLALRRRDVVPDKLSEGVSAALQSSRLAEAETLLRNNPSVLAGVIAVGLNHREYGWPEVEKSVEDALVDQSSRMLRRIDYLAMIANLAPMVGLLGTVTGMIFAFRQVAATRGAAGAGDLAEGIYQALVTTVGGLLVAIPALAASGVLRNRVDALLSDVTMHADRALAPLRRRAAATSRLVSASTPGGGRIVAVPPAQMPGRKSPPPEQDGTR; this is encoded by the coding sequence ATGATCGCAACCATGCTGAACAACTTTGTCGGCAACATGTTATTGCCGCAGATGCTTTCGCAGGGCGAAGTGCCGGCGGGGAAGCCTGATTCGATTTGGTCGATTGTGACCAGCGGCGGCATTCCCGGGTTGATGATTTTGTTCGTGCTGTTGTCATTCAGTATCGCAGCGGTTTATTTGGTGGTGGATCAATCGCTGGCGCTTCGTCGACGCGATGTGGTTCCGGACAAGCTCAGCGAGGGCGTTTCGGCGGCTCTGCAGTCTTCGCGATTGGCGGAGGCGGAAACCTTGCTGCGGAACAACCCTAGCGTGCTAGCTGGCGTGATCGCGGTCGGTTTGAATCATCGCGAATACGGTTGGCCGGAGGTTGAGAAGTCCGTTGAGGACGCCTTGGTCGATCAGTCGTCTCGCATGCTTCGGCGGATCGACTATTTGGCGATGATCGCGAATTTGGCGCCCATGGTTGGATTGCTCGGAACAGTGACTGGAATGATTTTCGCGTTTCGCCAGGTTGCTGCCACACGCGGTGCCGCCGGTGCGGGGGACTTGGCCGAAGGCATCTACCAGGCGTTGGTCACGACGGTCGGGGGACTGCTGGTCGCGATTCCGGCACTTGCCGCTTCGGGTGTTCTGCGAAATCGAGTGGACGCGTTGTTGTCAGATGTCACAATGCATGCGGATCGAGCTTTGGCTCCGCTTCGCCGAAGAGCGGCGGCAACTTCACGACTGGTCTCTGCCAGCACTCCTGGCGGTGGGCGAATCGTTGCCGTTCCCCCGGCTCAGATGCCAGGCCGCAAGTCTCCGCCGCCCGAACAGGATGGAACCCGATGA
- a CDS encoding HEAT repeat domain-containing protein, translated as MLLALQNQLKRPLTLVFVSLVVLITGAVAADYFNGLPKSAVATYVGRDACVDCHQTESLAFQGSHHDLAMDVATDETVIGDFDDVIFEHDGLQNRLFRDGDRFMIHTEGPDGVMQDFEVKYVFGVDPLQQYMVEFDRDPESGEDEIGRLQVLRISWDTQNKEWFYLRPPDVPEKLEPDDPLHWTGVAQRWQTMCADCHSTNLKTNHDVETLTYHTTFSEIDVSCEACHGPASLHVEMARGNSLFWDRHHGYGLAQLKGEDTTGQLEACAPCHSRRSVMDANYKAGDPFCSHFNLELLRGDTYHDDGQIKDEVYVYGSFVQSKMFHKGIRCTDCHDPHSLELKHPGNETCTSCHQHAAGKYDVPSHHHHAVGSEGAKCVNCHMPHTTYMEVDPRRDHSLRVPRPDLSVSIGTPNACSSCHVKDQLESISADKRDSLTLYQDWLLAASEGDDEIAEAISKTDQWCEEACEKWYGDNRQTPAHYGEILAGLRTGDSASVSKALRYVTQPPEIAPVLARATTLDELLQSGRGREAISAAKTVLKDPNEHPILRATAARVMGASSPSDAVKILTPLLKDPSRLVRSEATKALVSSGGYQTLSGTRQKQADAAIDAIKEELMVASDRAGAHMAWASLSEQRGDYLEAVQSYENAIRVQPEMSGPRTNYAAMLDQLVAAAGQSRAAQSAIVQLFGGSGTLDALMKQASEKANQLRLDELPLLGRDAKLASDNADVQYRYGLALYLSGDLPAAEKQLQRAAELAPDVEIFSTALKLLRERIDGSGQ; from the coding sequence ATGCTCCTCGCCCTTCAAAATCAACTCAAGCGACCGTTGACTCTGGTCTTCGTTTCATTGGTCGTATTGATCACGGGTGCTGTTGCGGCGGACTATTTCAACGGCCTGCCCAAATCTGCGGTGGCGACCTATGTCGGGCGAGATGCTTGTGTCGATTGTCACCAAACGGAATCATTGGCATTTCAAGGATCGCATCACGATTTGGCCATGGATGTGGCGACCGACGAAACCGTGATTGGCGATTTCGACGATGTGATCTTCGAACATGATGGATTGCAAAACAGGCTGTTTCGGGATGGTGACCGATTCATGATTCATACCGAGGGACCCGACGGTGTGATGCAAGATTTCGAAGTGAAGTATGTTTTTGGAGTCGATCCGCTTCAGCAGTACATGGTGGAGTTTGATCGCGATCCGGAATCCGGCGAAGATGAAATCGGACGTCTGCAAGTTCTTCGAATCAGTTGGGATACACAGAACAAAGAGTGGTTCTACTTGCGTCCGCCGGACGTGCCTGAAAAGCTCGAACCCGATGACCCATTGCACTGGACCGGCGTCGCTCAACGTTGGCAGACGATGTGCGCGGATTGTCACTCTACTAATCTGAAGACCAATCACGATGTCGAGACGCTGACGTATCACACGACGTTTTCAGAGATCGATGTCAGCTGCGAGGCGTGTCACGGACCCGCCAGTCTGCATGTCGAGATGGCTCGTGGGAACTCGTTGTTTTGGGATCGCCACCATGGCTATGGGCTCGCTCAACTGAAGGGCGAAGACACGACCGGGCAATTGGAAGCGTGTGCTCCGTGTCACAGTCGACGCAGCGTGATGGATGCGAACTACAAAGCGGGTGATCCGTTTTGCAGCCACTTCAACTTAGAATTGCTTCGCGGCGACACTTACCATGATGACGGGCAAATCAAGGACGAAGTCTACGTTTATGGATCGTTTGTGCAGAGCAAAATGTTCCACAAGGGTATCCGCTGCACCGATTGTCATGACCCGCACTCGTTGGAATTGAAGCATCCCGGCAATGAGACTTGCACCTCATGCCACCAACACGCGGCCGGAAAGTACGACGTGCCCTCGCACCACCACCATGCTGTTGGATCGGAAGGTGCGAAGTGCGTTAATTGCCACATGCCGCACACGACTTACATGGAAGTGGATCCGCGTCGCGATCACAGCTTGCGAGTTCCCCGGCCGGATCTGTCTGTTTCCATTGGGACGCCGAACGCATGCAGCAGTTGCCATGTGAAGGATCAGCTCGAAAGCATCTCCGCGGACAAACGAGACTCGCTTACGCTGTACCAAGATTGGCTATTGGCCGCTTCGGAAGGCGACGACGAGATTGCCGAAGCAATCTCGAAAACGGATCAGTGGTGCGAGGAAGCTTGTGAGAAGTGGTATGGCGATAACCGTCAGACTCCGGCGCACTATGGCGAGATCTTGGCGGGACTGCGAACGGGCGACTCTGCCAGCGTTTCCAAAGCACTGCGGTATGTGACACAGCCGCCGGAGATCGCTCCGGTGCTGGCTCGTGCGACAACGCTGGATGAGCTTCTGCAGAGCGGTCGTGGCCGAGAAGCGATCTCGGCTGCGAAAACGGTGCTGAAGGATCCGAATGAACATCCGATTCTTCGGGCGACGGCGGCGCGCGTGATGGGAGCAAGCAGTCCATCGGACGCCGTGAAAATTTTGACGCCACTGTTGAAGGATCCTTCTCGGTTGGTTCGCAGCGAAGCGACCAAGGCATTGGTTTCGTCGGGCGGCTATCAGACTCTTTCGGGAACGCGGCAGAAGCAGGCTGATGCAGCGATCGATGCGATCAAAGAGGAGCTGATGGTGGCTTCGGATCGAGCTGGTGCGCACATGGCGTGGGCCTCGCTCAGTGAACAACGTGGGGACTACTTGGAAGCGGTGCAGTCCTATGAGAACGCGATTCGGGTTCAGCCGGAGATGTCCGGTCCGCGGACGAATTACGCCGCGATGCTGGATCAATTGGTGGCTGCCGCTGGCCAGTCCCGAGCGGCTCAGTCAGCGATTGTGCAATTGTTTGGTGGCAGCGGAACGCTCGATGCGTTGATGAAGCAGGCATCTGAGAAAGCCAACCAGCTTCGACTGGATGAACTGCCTTTGTTGGGGCGTGACGCAAAGCTGGCTTCTGACAACGCGGACGTTCAGTACCGATACGGTTTGGCGTTGTATTTGTCAGGTGATTTGCCTGCGGCAGAAAAGCAATTACAACGTGCCGCAGAGCTTGCCCCCGACGTCGAGATCTTCTCCACCGCACTGAAATTGTTGCGGGAACGGATCGATGGCTCGGGACAGTAG
- a CDS encoding mannose-1-phosphate guanylyltransferase, with amino-acid sequence MLHAIIMAGGSGTRFWPASRKAKPKQLLSLAGERTMIQATRDRLSSVIPAERTHVLTSVALVDPIAEQLPELRRETIVGEPCRRDTAPCVGLAAALVAHEDPDAVMLVCPSDHVILHHDKFAEGVRRGEAVLAEHPDAIVTFGIKPSYPAESFGYIQRGEVINGHEAYQVKTFREKPDAETAKKYLDEGTFSWNSGIFLWKAQTILDALKQHEPAMYSHIQAISDAIGTEQYDAVLQKEFAAIEGKSIDYAVMERHSPVVVIEAPFDWDDVGSWQAVSRLHPSDEFGNAVVGTHVGVDSTGCIVHGTPGHTIATIDVHDLIVVQTPDATLVAPKTSEERVREIVAALQANGAEDRI; translated from the coding sequence ATGCTTCACGCAATCATCATGGCAGGTGGCAGCGGAACTCGCTTTTGGCCAGCTTCACGAAAAGCCAAGCCAAAGCAGTTGCTCTCGCTCGCTGGCGAACGCACGATGATCCAAGCCACGCGAGATCGGCTCAGTTCCGTGATTCCGGCGGAACGAACTCACGTGCTGACTTCGGTAGCGTTGGTCGACCCGATCGCGGAGCAGTTGCCGGAACTTCGCCGCGAGACGATCGTGGGCGAACCTTGTCGGCGTGACACCGCGCCGTGCGTCGGATTAGCCGCAGCTTTGGTGGCTCACGAAGATCCCGACGCGGTCATGTTGGTTTGCCCGTCCGATCACGTGATTTTGCATCATGACAAATTTGCCGAAGGCGTCCGCCGCGGCGAAGCGGTTTTGGCAGAGCACCCCGATGCGATTGTGACGTTCGGGATCAAGCCTTCTTATCCGGCCGAGTCATTTGGCTACATCCAACGCGGTGAGGTGATCAACGGTCACGAGGCATACCAAGTCAAAACGTTCCGAGAAAAACCGGATGCGGAGACCGCCAAGAAATACCTCGATGAAGGGACGTTTTCATGGAACAGCGGAATCTTTCTGTGGAAAGCTCAAACGATTTTGGATGCTCTCAAACAGCACGAGCCCGCAATGTACTCGCACATCCAAGCGATCTCGGACGCGATTGGGACCGAGCAATATGATGCGGTGCTGCAGAAGGAATTCGCAGCCATTGAAGGCAAGTCGATTGACTACGCTGTGATGGAACGGCACTCGCCGGTCGTGGTCATCGAAGCCCCGTTTGACTGGGACGACGTTGGAAGCTGGCAGGCTGTTTCGCGATTGCATCCGTCAGACGAATTTGGCAATGCCGTCGTTGGAACGCACGTCGGGGTCGATTCCACAGGCTGCATCGTTCATGGGACTCCCGGCCATACCATCGCCACGATCGACGTTCATGATCTGATCGTCGTGCAGACTCCTGATGCGACCCTGGTGGCGCCCAAGACTTCCGAAGAGCGGGTTCGAGAAATCGTTGCTGCGTTGCAAGCCAACGGGGCGGAAGACCGGATCTGA
- the serA gene encoding phosphoglycerate dehydrogenase yields MHRILVLDDIAQEGIDLLEATEGIEYEIRTKLKGEELRQSLNEFDAAILRSGVTITPESLEGNTRLRALVRAGVGTDNIDKPAATRRGIVVMNTPAGNTVSTAEHTFAMLLAMSRNIAVANQSLVEGRWDRKKFMGTQVAGKTLGIVGMGRIGREVASRAQAFDMDVVAFDPFLTDDQAESLKVRRVATVDEMLPQIDYLTVHTPLTPETRGLIGMEQLEKVKPGLRIINVARGGIYDAEAMVEGLKSGKLGGVALDVYENEPCTDSPLFGMPGVVCTPHLGASTEEAQTQVAVEGIHLLLSYLRTGEIRHSVNVASLDPKTLAELRGHLNVAHRLGLFLSQLHGGGIDHARLTFRGEVSSKDTRVLNNAFCAGLLERVVEDANVINSEMLLRERGIELTCERVGDKGAFTSSITAEVSGNGKTVQAGAAILGHDMPRLILVNGYRLESFLDGKLLVFVHKDVPGIIGRVGTTFGSHGVNIAQMAVGREGNAPGGAAIGVLSLDGEVPTAALDDLLAIDAITECQVIDMPGAGQLPSWLS; encoded by the coding sequence ATGCATCGCATTCTCGTTCTGGATGACATCGCCCAAGAAGGCATCGATCTACTCGAAGCCACCGAAGGCATCGAATACGAAATTCGCACCAAACTCAAAGGCGAAGAGCTTCGCCAGTCGCTCAACGAGTTCGATGCGGCGATCCTTCGCAGTGGAGTGACCATCACACCTGAATCACTCGAAGGCAACACTCGCCTTCGTGCTCTGGTTCGCGCCGGCGTGGGAACCGACAACATCGACAAACCAGCGGCGACGCGTCGCGGGATCGTCGTGATGAACACGCCCGCCGGCAACACCGTCAGCACAGCGGAACACACTTTCGCGATGCTGCTGGCAATGAGCCGCAACATCGCCGTCGCCAACCAAAGCTTGGTCGAAGGTCGTTGGGACCGGAAGAAATTCATGGGCACCCAGGTTGCCGGCAAAACCTTGGGCATCGTTGGCATGGGCCGCATCGGTCGCGAAGTCGCCTCGCGTGCTCAGGCGTTCGACATGGACGTGGTCGCCTTCGATCCGTTCCTGACCGATGACCAAGCCGAATCGTTGAAGGTTCGCCGCGTGGCAACCGTCGACGAAATGCTTCCGCAGATTGACTACCTGACCGTTCACACGCCGCTGACCCCCGAAACTCGCGGGCTGATCGGCATGGAGCAACTCGAAAAAGTCAAACCAGGCCTTCGCATCATCAACGTCGCTCGTGGCGGAATCTACGATGCCGAAGCAATGGTCGAAGGCTTGAAGTCGGGCAAACTCGGCGGCGTTGCTCTCGACGTTTACGAGAACGAACCTTGCACGGACAGCCCGCTGTTCGGAATGCCCGGTGTCGTCTGCACTCCTCACTTGGGTGCCAGCACGGAAGAAGCTCAAACGCAAGTTGCAGTGGAAGGCATTCACCTTTTGCTGAGCTACCTGCGAACCGGCGAGATTCGTCACAGCGTCAACGTGGCATCGCTCGATCCGAAAACTCTGGCTGAACTTCGCGGCCACCTCAACGTGGCTCACCGCTTGGGTCTCTTCCTCAGCCAACTGCACGGCGGTGGCATCGACCACGCTCGCCTGACCTTCCGCGGTGAAGTTTCCAGCAAAGACACTCGCGTTCTCAACAACGCGTTCTGCGCTGGATTGCTGGAACGAGTGGTGGAAGACGCTAACGTGATCAACTCCGAAATGTTGCTTCGCGAACGTGGCATCGAACTCACCTGCGAACGGGTTGGCGACAAAGGCGCCTTCACCAGCAGCATCACTGCGGAAGTCAGCGGAAACGGCAAAACGGTTCAGGCCGGTGCCGCGATCCTTGGCCACGACATGCCTCGCTTGATCTTGGTCAACGGCTATCGCTTGGAGTCATTCCTGGACGGCAAACTGTTGGTATTCGTCCACAAAGACGTCCCAGGCATCATCGGCCGAGTCGGAACCACGTTCGGCAGCCACGGAGTCAACATCGCTCAAATGGCCGTCGGCCGTGAAGGCAATGCTCCCGGTGGTGCCGCCATCGGCGTTCTCAGCCTAGATGGCGAGGTGCCAACCGCTGCCCTCGACGACTTGCTCGCGATCGACGCGATCACCGAATGCCAAGTCATCGACATGCCCGGTGCGGGACAATTGCCAAGCTGGCTCAGCTGA
- the serC gene encoding 3-phosphoserine/phosphohydroxythreonine transaminase, with protein MTASAQGVQTTSAKSSASHPERVFNFSAGPATMPESVLREVQDEMLCYPGAGASIMEISHRDKLFVDVLHDAESTIRELLKISDDYSVMFMQGGATLQFSAIPANLLRGSGKRAQYIQTGSWGKKAVKEAKKEGDVDLLYDAAESNYDHVPSASDLACPDDAAYMYYCSNETIQGVQFQSEPNCPDSVPLVSDASSDFLCRPLPIEKYGLLYACAQKNAGPAGVSVVIMRKDLLEKADPNIPGYLHFKNHHDNDSEWNTPPTFAIYVLGKVARWLRDDMGGLEKMESINREKSQQLYSVIDSSNGFYRGHAQTDCRSLMNVTFNLPSDDLTAKFISEAGEHKLAALKGHRSVGGIRASIYNAMPREGVNALASFMNDFASKNS; from the coding sequence ATGACTGCATCAGCCCAAGGTGTGCAAACCACTTCCGCAAAATCGTCCGCCAGCCACCCCGAACGGGTGTTCAATTTCTCGGCGGGACCAGCCACCATGCCTGAATCGGTGCTGCGAGAAGTCCAGGACGAGATGCTGTGCTACCCCGGCGCGGGCGCGTCGATCATGGAAATCAGCCACCGCGACAAATTGTTCGTGGACGTTTTGCACGATGCAGAATCGACGATTCGCGAATTGCTGAAGATCAGCGACGATTATTCGGTGATGTTCATGCAGGGCGGAGCCACACTGCAGTTCTCTGCCATCCCCGCCAACTTGCTTCGCGGCAGCGGCAAACGAGCTCAATACATCCAAACCGGATCGTGGGGCAAAAAAGCCGTCAAGGAAGCCAAGAAGGAAGGCGACGTCGATCTTCTTTATGACGCGGCGGAATCGAACTACGACCACGTGCCGTCGGCATCCGATTTGGCGTGCCCCGACGACGCTGCCTACATGTACTACTGCAGCAACGAAACCATCCAAGGCGTTCAGTTCCAATCCGAACCAAACTGCCCCGACTCGGTGCCGTTGGTCAGCGATGCGTCCAGCGACTTCCTATGCCGCCCACTGCCAATCGAAAAGTACGGGTTGCTCTACGCCTGTGCTCAGAAGAACGCGGGACCAGCCGGCGTGTCCGTCGTGATTATGCGAAAGGACCTGCTCGAGAAAGCCGATCCGAACATTCCCGGTTACTTGCACTTCAAGAACCACCACGACAACGACTCGGAATGGAACACTCCACCGACCTTCGCGATTTACGTGCTCGGCAAAGTCGCTCGTTGGCTTCGCGATGACATGGGTGGGCTCGAAAAAATGGAGTCCATCAACCGCGAAAAATCGCAGCAACTCTATTCGGTGATCGACTCCAGCAACGGCTTCTACCGTGGCCACGCACAAACAGATTGCCGCAGCCTGATGAATGTCACGTTCAACTTGCCCAGCGACGACCTGACCGCAAAGTTCATCTCCGAAGCGGGCGAGCACAAGCTGGCCGCACTCAAAGGTCACCGCAGCGTCGGCGGCATCCGAGCGAGCATTTACAACGCGATGCCTCGCGAAGGCGTCAACGCTTTGGCGTCATTCATGAACGACTTCGCCAGCAAGAACAGCTAA
- a CDS encoding O-antigen ligase family protein, whose amino-acid sequence MLHLTQQIRTAWKDSSLLAVATWFLVALSTFFGPLDISSDAETMTVGLDGQVACKLLVAGMAFVVGAYGVLTSASVRETLTTLPPVMLLTILFLVVLATPIAISGASLAVALINVTYVAFIIVALFTLGLRGMVTAILVGVAATMTLALFFYVFVPKYGLFPELLADGLVVNRMSGTAHPNAVGRAMVLGGIATMYLVRRGTLQLNVAVPLAACFALAAYLAWSRTALVAGAFGMGILFLDRLTSRLGVSAIALIALLGVVGVTSIYATGREDHFVGKILAKVSKSGDAEEITSGTGRSEIWAKGISLIANRPIIGHGFNAAPSLMLEHSQATHNAVLHASLAGGLIAGALMACLLLWNVYLIFGGEQLLLRAFSAFTVLSCMTEDTVLETFPGPCTMVWLACIFYPVLVDARQVDVIEAERSQRKQAGVDDSQADFIGQPGLPGTT is encoded by the coding sequence ATGCTGCATCTCACCCAGCAAATACGAACGGCTTGGAAGGACTCGTCGTTGCTGGCGGTGGCGACTTGGTTTTTGGTCGCTCTATCGACCTTCTTTGGACCGCTCGATATTTCTTCTGACGCCGAGACCATGACGGTCGGCTTGGACGGGCAGGTGGCTTGCAAGTTGTTGGTCGCGGGAATGGCCTTCGTCGTCGGTGCTTATGGCGTGCTGACGTCCGCGAGTGTCCGAGAAACGTTGACAACGTTGCCGCCGGTCATGTTGCTGACGATCCTCTTTCTCGTCGTGTTGGCCACGCCGATTGCGATCAGTGGAGCGTCGTTGGCAGTCGCCTTGATCAACGTCACTTATGTCGCGTTCATCATTGTCGCGTTGTTCACGTTGGGACTGAGAGGCATGGTCACCGCGATATTGGTTGGAGTCGCGGCGACGATGACGTTGGCTTTGTTCTTTTATGTGTTCGTCCCCAAGTACGGATTGTTTCCGGAGTTGCTTGCCGATGGTTTGGTCGTTAACCGAATGTCCGGCACGGCTCATCCCAACGCGGTCGGACGAGCGATGGTGTTAGGCGGGATCGCCACCATGTACTTGGTTCGTCGGGGCACCTTGCAATTGAATGTCGCCGTGCCGCTGGCGGCTTGTTTTGCGCTCGCTGCCTACTTGGCATGGAGTCGCACCGCGTTGGTGGCGGGAGCGTTTGGAATGGGCATTTTATTCTTGGATCGTTTGACCAGTCGCTTGGGTGTCTCAGCGATTGCATTGATTGCGCTGCTGGGAGTGGTCGGTGTCACCTCCATTTATGCGACCGGTCGCGAAGACCACTTCGTTGGCAAGATACTGGCGAAAGTATCCAAGTCCGGCGACGCGGAGGAAATCACCAGCGGAACGGGGCGATCCGAAATTTGGGCGAAGGGCATCAGCTTGATTGCCAACCGTCCGATCATCGGTCACGGTTTCAACGCGGCACCAAGTTTGATGCTGGAGCATTCGCAAGCAACACACAACGCGGTGCTTCATGCATCGCTTGCAGGCGGTTTGATTGCGGGAGCATTGATGGCATGCTTGCTGCTTTGGAACGTGTATCTGATCTTTGGCGGTGAACAGCTTTTGCTTCGTGCCTTTTCCGCTTTCACTGTGTTGTCATGCATGACCGAAGACACAGTGCTTGAGACCTTTCCCGGACCTTGCACGATGGTTTGGTTAGCGTGCATTTTCTATCCGGTGCTGGTCGATGCACGCCAAGTGGACGTGATCGAAGCGGAGCGTTCGCAACGCAAACAAGCGGGCGTGGATGACTCGCAAGCGGACTTCATTGGGCAACCAGGGTTACCGGGGACAACGTGA